A genomic window from Montipora capricornis isolate CH-2021 chromosome 8, ASM3666992v2, whole genome shotgun sequence includes:
- the LOC138060246 gene encoding ATP-dependent DNA helicase RecQ-like produces MANVSDVRDCGESKFDETVAECLKVFPNVQTLRFEQKLCLLNLIRGKDVFTMLPTGFGKSIIFQLFPRVIKALQSCERIFTIIVVSPLVSIMRDQVEELKKLGFLAAAIGIEDSNEDEEKVRNGQCEIVFGSPESWLSKAWIKELKDGKLGKQTAAIALDEVHSVTEWGLLNGGKRKKKVNNPFREAFGRVKDIRSYLPGIPLIALTATVQFTERAKLFRACGMQNPIVVDVSPNKENISFNFIGILNEKDAVSCLK; encoded by the exons ATGGCAAATGTTTCAGATGTGCGTGATTGCGGTGAATCGAAGTTCGATGAAACTGTTGCCGAGTGTCTTAAGGTTTTTCCAAACGTGCAAACGCTCAGATTCGAACAAAAGCTGTGTCTGTTGAATTTAATTCGAGGGAAAGATGTGTTTACAATGCTTCCAACCGGTTTCGGAAAAAGTATAATTTTTCAGTTATTTCCACGCGTTATAAAAGCTCTACAAAGTTGTGAAAGGATATTCACCATAATCGTTGTTTCTCCATTGGTTTCGATCATGAGGGATCAAGTTGAAGAGTTAAAAAAACTAGGATTCTTGGCTGCAGCCATAGGAATCGAAGATAGCAACGAGGACGAAGAGAAAGTAAGAAACGGCCAGTGTGAAATTGTCTTCGGAAGCCCTGAGAGCTGGCTTTCTAAAGCATGGATCAAGGAGCTGAAAGATGGAAAACTCGGCAAACAGACGGCTGCAATCGCGTTGGATGAAGTTCACTCTGTGACAGAATG GGGCCTTTTAAATgggggaaaaagaaagaaaaaggtaaataaTCCTTTCAGAGAAGCTTTTGGACGAGTGAAAGATATCCGTTCTTACCTACCTGGAATTCCTCTCATAGCATTGACAGCAACCGTGCAATTTACAGAAAGGGCCAAACTCTTTAGAGCTTGTGGCATGCAAAACCCCATTGTAGTGGATGTATCcccaaataaagaaaacatatCATTCAATTTTATTGGTATCCTCAATGAGAAGGATGCAGTTTCCTGCTTGAAGTAG